AGGCCGCGCCTTCCGGCACGGCCTCGGATGCGTCAGACGCTGTGGCGCGTCACACCGGACAAGGCCGGTACTCAAGGCCCAGTTCGTGGTCGACCGCGGCGCTCGTCCTCAGCGAGGCGTCGGTGACGCGTTGCCAGGAGCCGTACTTGGCGTAGAGCTGGTCGGCCGTCGGGCCCAGGGGGTTGCCGTACTTGGCGATGTTGCGCTCCTCCAGGACGCGGACCTCCTCGGGGCTCATCCCGGCGCGGGTGATCTCCTTGGCGTTGTTGCGCATGTCGACCAGCTTGCGGGCGATCTCCTCGTCGGTGGCGCCGTCCGCAGCCATGTCGGCCCGGGTGCGGTTCATGTCCTCCAGGAGCCAGTGGTACTTCGACCGGGTCACCTGGGCCTCGGCCTTCTCCTCCCACGACAGGACACGGATCCGGCAGACCACCGGGTCGGCGCTGGTGCAGGGCTCGTCGGCGGAGGCCGGTGCGGGCAGCGGGGCGACGATCACCGAGCCGCAGGCCTCGGCGGAGGCCGGGGAGGCGGCGGTGGTCAGCAGGGCCGCGGCGGTCAGGAGTGCCAGGAGCACGCGGCGGAGGGTGAGTCGGGCGAGTCCGGGGCCCGGTGCGGGCGGGGTGAGGCGCACGGAAGTGGCCCGGGAAAAGGGGGATTTGTGCATACGCGCAAGCTTGGGCGCGTGGGGGAGGCCCGACGCGGAGGCGCACACGGCTGTCGCCCCTAAGAGGGGCGTGCGCCGACCCTCCGTCCTCGCTTCCGCGAGCCCCCTGCCGAGCTTTCGCAACGCGCGAGGGCCCGGCCGTGTACAGCCGGGCCCCCCGGACGGCGAGATACGGGCCGTCCCTACGCGGAGTGGAGCGGGCCCCCAATGCCCCGCTTCACCTCAACTCACTTGGGAGTCACGTCACTTGACGTTGACCGCGGTCCACGCCGCCGCGACCGCCTTCTGCTCGGCGCTGTTGGCGCCGTAGAGGTCGGCAGCAGCCTGGAGGGTGGTGGTGCGGGCGCCCGCGTAGTCGGTGTTGGAGGTCATGTACGTGGACAGCGCGCGGTACCAGATCTTGTAGGCCTTGTCGCGGCCGATGCCGGTGAGCGTGGAGCCGTCGGACGTGGGCGAGTTGTAGGTGACGCCGTTGATCGTCTTGGTGCCGCTGCCCTCGCTGAGCAGGTAGAAGAAGTGGTTGCCGACGCCCGAGGAGTAGTGGACGTTCAGGCGGCCCAGGCCCTTGGACCAGTAGTCGGCGGACTTGCCGTCCTTGCTCGGCTTGTCCATGTAGCGCAGCGGGGTGCCGTCGCCGTTGATGTTGATCTTCTCGCCGATCAGGTAGTCACCGGCGTCCTTGGTGTTGTTCGCGTAGAACTCCACCGAGGTGCCGAGGATGTCGCTGGTCGCCTCGTTGAGGCCGCCGGACTCACGGCTGTAGGTGAGCTTTGCGGTGGCGGAGGTCAGACCGTGGGTCATCTCGTGGGCGGCGACGTCCAGCGAGGTGAGCGGGTTCTGGTTGTTGATGCCGTCGCCGTAGGTCATGCAGAAGCAGGAGTCCGACCAGAAGGCGTTGACGTAGGCGTTGCCGTAGTGGACCCGGGAGTACGCGGCCTGGCCGTCGCCCCGGATGCCGCTGCGGTTGAACTCGGACTTGTAGAAGTCCCAGGTGACACCGGCGCCGTAGGCGGCGTCGACGCCCGCCGTCTGCTTGTTGGCGGGGGTGCCGTCGCCCCAGGCGTCGTCGGCGTCGTGGAACAGGGTGCCGGTGCCGTTGGAGCCGCCGGCCAGGTCGTACGTCTTGTGGCCGCCGCGCCCGCCGTCGGTGAGGTCGAAACCGCCGCCGGAGGCCGGGGTGGTGCCGAGCGTGACGGAGCCCGCGTACTGGCCCTCGCCGGAGCCGGTGTGGATGCTCTCGTACTCGTGGAGCTTCTTGCCGGTCTTGGCGTCGGTGATGACGTGGAGTTCGCTCGGGGTGCCGTCGTGCTGGACGCCCTCGACCACGGACTCGTGGGCGAGGACCGGCGTGCCCTTGGCGGCCCAGATCACCTTGCGGGTGGTCGCGTCGGAGGCGTCGGCCGCGCCCGCGGCGGACAGGGCGGACTTCTTCGCGGCGGCGGCGGATATCGGCGCGTCGGTCGAAGTGACGGCTATCCGGGCCGAGTTGGCCTTGTTGACGCCCTTGAGCTTGCCGCTCTTTGCGGTGTGGGTGACCAGGTCGCCGCCGAGCACCGGGAGGCCGCGGTAGGTGCGCTCGTAGCGGGTGTGGACGGTGCCGTCGGCGTCCTTGAGGACGTCGCGGACCAGGAGCTTCTCGTC
This is a stretch of genomic DNA from Streptomyces sp. NA04227. It encodes these proteins:
- a CDS encoding M4 family metallopeptidase; the encoded protein is MRTHSRSVNKKALRATALAASATLVVLAVQSGLGTAGAAEAPASRSGQDTAAAAPFGAAQRTTAIRAAQAEVSATASKLGLGGDEKLLVRDVLKDADGTVHTRYERTYRGLPVLGGDLVTHTAKSGKLKGVNKANSARIAVTSTDAPISAAAAKKSALSAAGAADASDATTRKVIWAAKGTPVLAHESVVEGVQHDGTPSELHVITDAKTGKKLHEYESIHTGSGEGQYAGSVTLGTTPASGGGFDLTDGGRGGHKTYDLAGGSNGTGTLFHDADDAWGDGTPANKQTAGVDAAYGAGVTWDFYKSEFNRSGIRGDGQAAYSRVHYGNAYVNAFWSDSCFCMTYGDGINNQNPLTSLDVAAHEMTHGLTSATAKLTYSRESGGLNEATSDILGTSVEFYANNTKDAGDYLIGEKININGDGTPLRYMDKPSKDGKSADYWSKGLGRLNVHYSSGVGNHFFYLLSEGSGTKTINGVTYNSPTSDGSTLTGIGRDKAYKIWYRALSTYMTSNTDYAGARTTTLQAAADLYGANSAEQKAVAAAWTAVNVK